In one window of Salvia miltiorrhiza cultivar Shanhuang (shh) unplaced genomic scaffold, IMPLAD_Smil_shh original_scaffold_326, whole genome shotgun sequence DNA:
- the LOC131004107 gene encoding pectin acetylesterase 8-like, with translation MDPGLCLFPENVVDDILTPMFLLNSDFDRYQIFYLVNPNPPDEAGWKNCTTNFDSLRNCTANQIQLIMDFQTVFLKTLEGLDDNPTRGLFINSCYIHDFINTQSYWQGTPTLQNKTIQRALGDWYFERSTVQLIDTLNPYPINCNKTQIT, from the exons ATGGATCCAGGCTTG TGCCTTTTTCCAGAAAATGTGGTCGATGATATCCTGACGCCGATGTTCCTGTTAAATTCTGATTTTGATAGATATCAA ATATTTTATCTTGTAAATCCAAATCCTCCTGATGAGGCAGGCTGGAAAAATTGCACGACCAATTTCGACAGCCTTCGAAATTGCACAGCCAACCAAATACAGCTCATAATGG ATTTTCAGACCGTATTTCTGAAAACATTAGAGGGGTTGGATGATAATCCGACAAGAGGATTATTCATCAATTCATGCTACATTCATGACTTTATTAACACCCAATCTTATTGGCAAGGAACACCTACTTTGCAAAATAAG ACAATCCAACGAGCCTTGGGAGATTGGTATTTTGAAAGAAGCACTGTTCAACTTATTGACACTCTAAATCCATATCCTATTAATTGCAACAAAACACAAATAACTTAA